One window of the Octopus sinensis linkage group LG3, ASM634580v1, whole genome shotgun sequence genome contains the following:
- the LOC115209093 gene encoding geranylgeranyl transferase type-2 subunit beta codes for MVTPVKDVTIPEKAQTTLLLQKHSDFIAAYGTKKDDYEYCITEYLRMSGIYWGLTALSLMDKIDKVDRDEVLEFVKKCQHENGGFSASIGHDPHLLYTLSAVQILTLYGTTDTVKTAKIVEYVKGLQQEDGSFIGDKWGEVDSRFCFCAVATLKLLGKLDAIDVDKTIQFVLSCMNFDGGFGSRPDSESHSGQIYCCVGLLAITGKLHHVNADMLGWWLCERQLPSGGLNGRPEKLPDVCYSWWVLSSLKIIGRLHWIDKEKLVRFILACQDDETGGFSDRPGDTVDPFHTLFGLAGLSLLGDKSIKEVNPVFCMPQETIDKLGIRLQLLSL; via the exons ATG GTTACTCCAGTAAAAGATGTCACAATCCCAGAAAAGGCACAGACGACTCTTCTGTTGCAGAAACACAGTGACTTCATTGCAGCCTATGGCACAAAAAAAGATGATTAT GAATATTGTATCACAGAGTATCTCCGAATGAGTGGCATATACTGGGGATTGACTGCTCTTTCATTGATGGATAAAATTGACAAAGTTGACCGAGATGAGGTGTTGGAATTTGTCAAAAAGTGTCAGCATGAAAATGGAGGCTTTTCTGCGAGTATTGGTCACGATCCTCACCTGCTTTACACACTAAGTGCTGTACAG ATCCTTACACTTTATGGTACCACAGACACAGTGAAAACTGCTAAAATTGTAGAGTATGTGAAAGGTTTGCAACAGGAAGATGGCAGCTTTATTGGAGACAAATGGG GTGAAGTAGACTCTCGATTTTGTTTCTGTGCTGTAGCTACATTAAAGTTGTTG GGCAAGTTAGATGCAATTGATGTAGACAAAACAATCCAGTTTGTCCTCAGCTGTATGAACTTTGATGGGGGATTTGGTAGCCGTCCTGATAGTGAATCACATTCTGGACAG ATTTACTGCTGTGTTGGGTTACTGGCTATCACAGGTAAACTACACCATGTCAATGCTGATATGTTAGGCTGGTGGTTGTGTGAGAGACAGTTACCTTCTGGAGGACTGAATG GTCGTCCTGAAAAATTGCCTGATGTCTGTTACTCCTGGTGGGTGTTGTCTTCCTTAAAGATTATTGGAAGATTGCATtggattgataaa gaaAAATTAGTTCGGTTTATCCTTGCATGCCAGGATGATGAAACTGGTGGCTTTTCTGACAGACCTGGTGATACa GTGGACCCATTCCATACACTGTTTGGTCTTGCTGGACTGTCTCTGCTTGGTGATAAGTCTATCAAAGAAGTGAATCCAGTTTTCTGTATGCCCCAGGAGACTATTGACAAGCTTGGCATCAGACTGCAACTTCTCTCACTTTGA